The proteins below come from a single Flavobacterium lindanitolerans genomic window:
- a CDS encoding endonuclease, with product MKKFYTLAMVFSASFAFAQAGAPAPYYNGFDFSQTGMALKTALAQKITSTHTRNLSYDGAEEAIKIIDLDPADATNTNVLLLYGFSNSICPSSQADDNDHRRRNKNSDGGGATCQWNREHTYAKSLGTPDLGTSGPGADAHHLRAADVQRNGDRGSEKFTAGSGNSRDITSSTWYPGDEWKGDVARMMMYMYLRYGNRCLPKNVGVGTAVASDTNMIDLFLQWNAEDPVSQYEDNRNTYLGNANNAYGQGNRNPFIDNPYLATLIWGGPAAENRWPSLSTQEFNPLSAVSVYPNPASNGKINIASDIVLDEIQLININGQIVQEIKNPASQNNTYTLENLPSGFYFLKLGSQNQTATKKVIVN from the coding sequence ATGAAGAAATTTTACACTCTGGCAATGGTGTTTAGTGCATCTTTTGCCTTTGCTCAAGCTGGTGCGCCCGCTCCTTATTACAACGGATTTGACTTCAGCCAAACAGGAATGGCTTTAAAAACAGCCCTTGCGCAAAAAATTACATCAACGCATACCCGAAATTTAAGTTATGATGGTGCAGAAGAAGCCATCAAAATTATCGATCTTGACCCGGCTGATGCTACAAACACGAATGTCCTGCTTTTGTATGGCTTCAGCAATTCAATCTGTCCGTCATCTCAGGCAGACGATAACGACCACAGACGCAGAAACAAAAACAGCGATGGTGGAGGTGCTACCTGCCAATGGAACAGAGAACATACCTATGCAAAATCTTTGGGAACTCCAGACTTAGGAACTTCAGGACCTGGTGCTGATGCTCATCACTTAAGAGCTGCCGATGTTCAGCGAAATGGTGACAGAGGAAGTGAAAAATTTACTGCCGGTTCCGGAAATTCACGTGACATTACTTCATCAACCTGGTATCCTGGTGATGAGTGGAAAGGCGATGTTGCCCGAATGATGATGTATATGTACCTTAGATATGGTAACAGATGCCTTCCAAAAAATGTTGGGGTTGGTACAGCAGTAGCGTCAGATACTAACATGATTGATTTATTCCTTCAGTGGAATGCTGAAGATCCGGTGTCACAATATGAAGATAACAGAAACACCTATTTAGGTAATGCAAACAATGCTTACGGGCAAGGAAACAGAAATCCTTTTATTGACAACCCATACCTGGCCACTTTGATTTGGGGAGGTCCGGCTGCCGAAAACCGTTGGCCGTCGCTTTCAACACAAGAATTCAATCCGCTTTCTGCTGTTTCAGTATATCCGAACCCGGCAAGCAATGGTAAAATCAATATTGCGTCTGATATCGTTTTGGATGAAATCCAATTGATTAATATCAACGGACAAATCGTTCAGGAAATTAAAAATCCTGCTTCACAAAACAATACTTATACTTTGGAGAATCTTCCTTCAGGATTTTATTTCCTGAAATTGGGTTCACAAAACCAAACGGCTACTAAAAAAGTAATCGTGAACTAA
- a CDS encoding endonuclease translates to MKKNYSFLLLLIATIGYAQAPAGYYNSATGTGYTLKTQLYNIIRNHNDRSYAGLYTTYQTSDKKANGKVWDMYSNCDFTFGTVAEGGNQDNGTNAATECVFFNREHTVPQSYFGNGATPMYSDAHFVLPTDKVVNARRDDYPFGVVQNATWTSQNGSKLGNNLNSGYSAGYSSTVFEPIDEYKGDFARLLFYFATRYENLLAGFYTSSSSTSKAMFDGSSDRAFSPTFLNILLTWNQQDPVSAKEIARNNAIYARQNNRNPYIDNNAYVTMVWGTPLAIPVYESLAAVNVYPNPSTNHKINIDTELQLDEIQLININGQIMQQIKNPASQGKTYTLENLPSGFYFLKLTSDSQSATKKVIVN, encoded by the coding sequence ATGAAAAAAAACTACTCTTTCCTATTATTGCTTATTGCGACAATAGGATATGCCCAGGCCCCTGCGGGTTATTATAATTCTGCTACTGGTACGGGATATACTTTAAAAACCCAGCTTTATAATATTATCAGAAATCATAATGACCGAAGTTATGCAGGTCTTTATACTACTTACCAGACATCTGATAAAAAAGCCAATGGAAAAGTTTGGGATATGTACTCCAATTGCGATTTTACTTTTGGTACAGTGGCAGAAGGTGGTAATCAGGATAACGGAACCAATGCAGCAACAGAATGTGTTTTCTTTAACCGTGAACACACTGTTCCGCAAAGTTATTTTGGCAACGGAGCCACACCAATGTATTCTGATGCGCACTTCGTATTGCCTACAGACAAAGTAGTTAATGCCAGAAGAGACGATTATCCTTTTGGCGTGGTGCAAAATGCTACATGGACTTCGCAAAACGGTTCTAAATTAGGAAACAATCTTAACTCAGGATATTCTGCAGGATACTCTTCTACTGTTTTTGAACCTATCGATGAATATAAAGGTGACTTTGCAAGGCTTCTTTTTTACTTTGCTACACGTTATGAAAATCTGCTTGCCGGTTTTTACACTTCGTCTTCATCGACTTCTAAAGCTATGTTTGATGGTTCGAGCGACAGAGCGTTCTCTCCTACTTTCTTAAACATTCTGCTTACCTGGAACCAACAAGACCCTGTAAGTGCCAAAGAAATAGCACGAAACAATGCTATTTATGCCCGTCAAAATAACAGAAACCCATACATTGACAATAATGCTTATGTAACTATGGTTTGGGGTACACCGCTTGCTATTCCGGTATATGAATCGCTTGCCGCTGTTAATGTATATCCAAACCCATCCACCAACCACAAAATCAATATCGATACAGAGTTGCAGTTGGATGAAATACAGCTGATTAACATCAACGGGCAAATCATGCAACAAATCAAGAATCCGGCATCACAAGGCAAGACTTATACTCTGGAAAATCTACCATCCGGTTTCTATTTCTTAAAACTGACTTCTGACAGCCAGTCAGCCACCAAAAAAGTAATAGTGAATTAA
- a CDS encoding Crp/Fnr family transcriptional regulator has product MDKLKHLSFALKEFAGLTDKDFELSEPLWQEMSYKKWDFFNEYKNVCKYLGFVTEGVFRSYIVDSKTGDEKNVFLYSGNQFVVSFKSFINQSPCDYHTQSMTDSQVLCIHINDLQGLYRQSHAWERFGRLLAQEAFNITIARTESFLFQTPEERYLDLIKHHPDIFNTVPLYQISSYLGIQGPSLSRIRKRISGK; this is encoded by the coding sequence ATGGATAAACTCAAACACCTATCGTTTGCATTAAAAGAATTTGCCGGATTAACAGACAAAGATTTTGAGCTGTCAGAACCATTATGGCAGGAAATGAGCTATAAAAAATGGGATTTTTTTAATGAATACAAAAATGTTTGCAAGTATCTCGGCTTTGTAACGGAAGGCGTTTTCAGGTCGTATATCGTTGATTCTAAAACAGGCGATGAAAAAAATGTATTCTTGTATTCCGGCAACCAGTTTGTAGTTTCTTTTAAAAGCTTTATCAATCAGAGTCCTTGTGATTACCACACCCAATCCATGACCGATTCGCAGGTTTTATGCATCCATATCAATGATTTGCAAGGATTGTACCGACAGTCACACGCCTGGGAACGGTTTGGCAGATTACTGGCTCAGGAAGCTTTCAATATAACCATTGCCCGTACTGAAAGTTTTCTTTTCCAAACTCCGGAGGAACGTTATTTGGACTTAATCAAACACCATCCCGATATTTTTAATACCGTTCCATTGTACCAGATTTCTTCTTATCTCGGCATTCAGGGACCTTCTCTCAGCCGTATCCGAAAAAGAATTTCTGGCAAATAA